AGGATGATTTTTTTGGCAAATAAACCGGAAGAAACTAAAACTGTATTTACTAAAAATCAGCTGCTTTCCTCCAAACGGTATGAAAACTGCCGAGATATTCTCAGCGCTCAGCTTAAAGGCGGTTCCTACAGTCTGGATGAAACTGATGAAATAATCAATAAATTTTTAAAAGGTAAGGTGAAGTAACATGGCACTTGGCGGCGGAACTTTTACAGCGCAGAATAAGGCGCTTCCCGGTTCCTATATCAACTTTGTAAGTTTGGCAAAGGCATCCGCTGTCCTTTCGGACAGAGGCATCGCAGCTATGCCAATCGAACTCGACTGGGGCATTGAAGACACGGTTTTTGAAATGGATTCGCAAAATTTTGAGTCTGACTCTATGAAGGCTTTCGGTTACGCATTCGGCAATGACAAAATGAAGGGGCTTCGCGAACTCTTCAAAAATATCCGCAAAGGGTATTTTTACAGGCTTAATTCCGGCGTTAAGGCTGCCTGCACATTCGCAACAGCAAAATATTCCGGCATTCGCGGCAACGACCTGAGGCTCATCATCCAGATCAATACGGACAACGCCTCTAAATATGATGTATCTACATATCTAGACACTGTTAAGGTCGACTCACAGACAGTCGCTTCTGCAGGCGAACTTAAAGGCAACGATTATGTCGACTTTATTTCATCAGCGACTCTTGCACCTTCCGCCGGAATCAACCTCACAGGAGGAACCAACGGCTCAGCACCAGACGGCGCCGCATATCAGGCTTTTCTCGACAAGATCGAGTCATATTCCTTCAACGCTTTGGGCTGCACCTCTACAACCGCAGAGATCACAGGACTGTTTGTTGCTTTTACCAAACGTATGCGCGACGAACTCGGTGTTAAATTCCAGACGGTTCTCTACAGAACGTCTACCGCTGACCACGAGGGCATTATCTCTGTCGAAAACAAAGCCACTGACTCCGGCGCAGCAGAATCCTCTCTGGTTTACTGGGTCACAGGCATCGAGGCCGGCTGTGCCGTCAGCAAGAGCAACACCAACAAAGCTTATGACGGCGAGTACACTGTCGACACGGATTATACACAGACCGCACTCGAAAATGCTCTTAAATCCGGCAAATTCATCTTCCATAGAGTCGGTGACGAGATCCGCGTGCTTGAGGATATAAACACATTCGTGTCTGTTTCTGATGAGAAATCAGAGGATTTCGGCAGCAACCAGACCATCAGAGTCCTCGATCAGGTCGCAAACGATATTGCCGTACTATTCAATACCAAATACCTCGGCGCTGTCCCCAATGACGACGCTGGCAGAATCTCGCTCTGGAACGACATCGTTAAACACCATCAGGATCTTCAGAACATCAGAGCTATCGAGAATTTCAGCGCCGATGATGTTAAAGTCACGGCGGGCGACACCAAAAAATCCGTTGTCGTTTCAGACGTGGTTACGCCTGTCAACGCTATGGCACAGCTCTACATGACCGTTGTGGTTCAATAAGATAGGAGGTTTTAATTATGGCTAATGTAATGGTTGCCAAGGACGCCATTTCCGCGTCACTGGCTGAATGTTTCGTTACTATCGAGGGCAACAGGTACAATCTGATGTCCGCAATCAAACTTGAGGCTAAGTTCGAAAAAAATAAAAGCGAGGTCCCGATCCTCGGCAGAACCGGCAAAGGCAACAAGGCCACAAGCTGGAAGGGCACCGGTTCCGCCACCTTCCACTATAACACCAGCATATTCAGAGAGCTGCTCTACAGGTATAAGAACAGCGGCGAGGATATTTACTTCGACATCCAGATTACAAATGAGGACCCTACCTCCAGCGTCGGCAGACAGACCATCATCCTCAAAGACTGCAACGTCGACGGCGGCATCCTTACTAAGTTCGACGCCGGCTCTGAATACCTCGATGAGGATATGGACTTTACTTTTGAAGATTTTGAAATGCCCGAACAGTTTACTAAAATGTCCGGCATGTAATGGAAAGGATCTTGATTTATGAGCAATTTAAGCGCTTTTCTTGCTAAAAACGCACTGAGAGTCGACAACATAAAATTCGTTGCTTCCAAACGCTTCGTCGGCGAGGACGGTAAGCCTATCGAATGGGAAATCAGCTGCATCACTTCTACCGACGACGAGGCCTTGCGCAAAGCGTGCACAAAACGGGTGCAGATCCCCGGCAAGAGAAATCAATATACGCAGGACACCGATTTTAACCTCTATCTTGGAAAACTTGCCGCTAAATGCACAGTCTATCCTAACCTTGACGACGCGGAACTGCAGAATTCTTATGGCGTTATGGGCTCTGACGTGCTTCTTAAAACTATGCTCACCCCCGGTGAGTATACCGATTACCTCACCAAAATCCAAGAGGTCAACGGCTTTGACTCAGCCATGGAAGATGAGGTTGAAGAAGCAAAAAACTAATTGAAGAAGGCGAGTTTGAAGCAAATATTGCTTATTACTGCCTTCATAAGCTGCACATGCTTCCATCTCAGTTCGTCAGCCTCGAAAAACAGGAAAAGGCTTTCGTTATCGCCGCCGTCTTGCTTAAAATCGAAGCCGACGAGAAGGAAGCTAAAAAAGTCAAGTCTAAAAGGTGACGACGCTGTCACGCCGTGGGTGCCGTCCCCTGCCGGTGTGGGGGACGGCTTGGGCGTGAGAATGCTGGAAATAAATTTGTAATTTGATTCTATTTTTTGTAAAAATATGTTTATCGATTGACATGTTCTTTCATGTGCTGTAAACTTATGGCGATAATGGAAATGAGGGGCATGTTATGAATGCAAGAAGAATTATTGGAATTATATGTTTGGTAATGTGTTTAATAGGGATAATCGTAAGCTTATCCGGCAATACCTCTTCTATTGCAACTGCGGTGTTGTTCGGCGTCATTGGTTTGCCCATGACTATTATCAGAGTGAAATCAAAAGAAGAATTAGAAGCAATTAGGCAGGAAAAAGAAAAGCTGATGGCTGAACAACAGGAAATTGAAGAATACAATAACAGCCACGTATTGGCAAGCCACCTTGCCGGGCTGCCTTTTGCCGATGGTACAGACTGTATCATCGGATTTGAGCCTGATGTCTTCATCTTTGAAGGTAGCGGGACCACAATCAGGCTTGCCTGTGACAAGATAACCGATATTTCCGTGAAAACCGATACTGACATTCAGAAACAATATGTTTCAGATGTCGGTGAAGCCATCTGGAATTATGAGACATTTGGCAAACTTGGAGCAATATTATTAAATAATACTGAAGAGATAACTAATACGACTATAACGAATTATTTGATATTTACCTATTTAAAAGACGGGGAAATCGATTATGTCGGGTTTGTGATACTGGAAAATCTTGATTTAGCTAATTCATGGGTCGAGATGTTTGAACAGAATTATGGGTCGACAAATGAAGTTACTATGGATCTGTAGGCGAAACACGGAGATGCGGGTTCTGTAGTTTGAAGCTATTTTCGTAAAAATTTGTTTATTAATTGGCATGTTTTTTCGTGCGCTTTAAACTTATG
The genomic region above belongs to Bacillota bacterium and contains:
- a CDS encoding phage tail sheath family protein; protein product: MALGGGTFTAQNKALPGSYINFVSLAKASAVLSDRGIAAMPIELDWGIEDTVFEMDSQNFESDSMKAFGYAFGNDKMKGLRELFKNIRKGYFYRLNSGVKAACTFATAKYSGIRGNDLRLIIQINTDNASKYDVSTYLDTVKVDSQTVASAGELKGNDYVDFISSATLAPSAGINLTGGTNGSAPDGAAYQAFLDKIESYSFNALGCTSTTAEITGLFVAFTKRMRDELGVKFQTVLYRTSTADHEGIISVENKATDSGAAESSLVYWVTGIEAGCAVSKSNTNKAYDGEYTVDTDYTQTALENALKSGKFIFHRVGDEIRVLEDINTFVSVSDEKSEDFGSNQTIRVLDQVANDIAVLFNTKYLGAVPNDDAGRISLWNDIVKHHQDLQNIRAIENFSADDVKVTAGDTKKSVVVSDVVTPVNAMAQLYMTVVVQ
- a CDS encoding phage portal protein; this encodes MSNLSAFLAKNALRVDNIKFVASKRFVGEDGKPIEWEISCITSTDDEALRKACTKRVQIPGKRNQYTQDTDFNLYLGKLAAKCTVYPNLDDAELQNSYGVMGSDVLLKTMLTPGEYTDYLTKIQEVNGFDSAMEDEVEEAKN
- a CDS encoding phage tail tube protein, which encodes MANVMVAKDAISASLAECFVTIEGNRYNLMSAIKLEAKFEKNKSEVPILGRTGKGNKATSWKGTGSATFHYNTSIFRELLYRYKNSGEDIYFDIQITNEDPTSSVGRQTIILKDCNVDGGILTKFDAGSEYLDEDMDFTFEDFEMPEQFTKMSGM